Proteins encoded in a region of the Zea mays cultivar B73 chromosome 4, Zm-B73-REFERENCE-NAM-5.0, whole genome shotgun sequence genome:
- the LOC100280227 gene encoding uncharacterized LOC100280227 (The RefSeq protein has 1 substitution compared to this genomic sequence) gives MRGSMSNYYDDYDDIDEIEDDYDMDDPADDMVDEQRGVRDSDAEDNDYGQPNDKIPDTSSADARNGRDIQGIPWEQLNITRKKYRQSRLEQYKNYENVPNSGEEAMKDCKPTEKGGMYYEFRRNTRSIKSTILHFQLRNLVWATSKHDIYLVSHYSIRHWSALSGVDTELINVQGHVAPREKHAGSLSEGFYQTQVSTLAVKDNLLVAGGFQGELICKHLDREGISFCCRTTYDDNAITNAVEIFNTSSGAVHFIASNNDSGVRYYDMERFQLFKHLQFEWPVNHASLSSDRKVVVIVGDDPDGLLIDANSGKTLHSIKGHRDYSFASAWSPDGRTFATGNQDKTCRIWDARNLSKSVHVLRGNLGAIRSIRFTSDGQFMSMAEPADFVHVYDVKSDYNKRQELDFFGEISGTSFSPDTDALFVGVWDRMYGSLLQFGRLYNYSYLDSVF, from the exons ATGAGAGGATCAATGTCCAATTATTATGATGATTACGACGACATTGATGAGATTGAGGATGACTATGATATGGATGATCCTGCTGATGACATGGTAGACGAGCAGCGAGGGGTTAGGGATTCTGATGCGGAGGATAATGATTATGGACAACCA AATGACAAGATCCCAGATACTTCATCAGCAGATGCAAGAAATGGAAGGGACATTCAAGGAATACCCTGGGAGCAGCTAAACATAACCCGTAAAAAATATAGACAGTCCAGATTAGAACAGTACAAAAATTATGAGAATGTACCTAACTCTGGAGAAGAAGCTATGAAG GATTGCAAGCCAACAGAGAAAGGTGGAATGTACTATGAGTTCAGACGAAATACTCGATCGATTAAGTCAACTATTCTACATTTTCAG CTTCGAAATTTGGTATGGGCTACGTCCAAGCATGACATCTACCTAGTATCACATTACTCAATTCGTCATTGGTCAGCATTGAGTGGTGTCGATACTGAACTTATCAACGTCCAAGGACACGTGGCACCAAGGGAG AAGCATGCAGGAAGTTTATCAGAGGGTTTTTATCAGACTCAAGTTAGTACCTTGGCAGTCAAGGACAATTTACTGGTAGCTGGTGGGTTTCAAGGAGAGCTGATCTGTAAA CACCTTGATCGGGAAGGTATTAGTTTTTGCTGTCGAACAACTTATGATGATAATGCTATTACAAATGCGGTTGAGATATTTAATACCTCTAG TGGCGCTGTTCACTTCATCGCATCAAATAACGATTCTGGTGTGAGATACTATGACATGGAGAGATTCCAGCTATTCAAGCATTTGCAGTTTGAATGGCCAGTGAAT CATGCTTCTTTGAGTCCTGACAGAAAGGTCGTTGTTATTGTCGGTGATGATCCTGATGGTCTACTTATTGATGCCAACTCTGGAAAG ACACTCCATTCCATAAAAGGACATCGGGACTACTCATTTGCATCGGCTTGGAGCCCTGATGGGCGAACATTTGCTACTGGCAACCAAGACAAGACATGCCGAATCTGGGACGCGAGGAATCTCTCAAAATCCGTCCATGTGTTGAGGGGTAACCTTGGAGCCATCCGGTCCATCCGCTTCACCTCGGATGGCCAGTTCATGTCCATGGCTGAACCTGCTGACTTTGTGCACGTCTACGACGTGAAGAGTGACTACAACAAAAGGCAGGAGCTGGACTTCTTTGGCGAGATATCCGGCACATCGTTCAGCCCAGACACTGACGCGCTTTTCGTTGGCGTGTGGGATAGGATGTATGGCAGCCTGCTTCAGTTTGGCCGCCTGTACAACTACTCGTATCTTGACTCCGTGTTTTGA
- the LOC100280227 gene encoding uncharacterized isoform X1, with the protein MKDCKPTEKGGMYYEFRRNTRSIKSTILHFQLRNLVWATSKHDIYLVSHYSIRHWSALSGVDTELINVQGHVAPREKHAGSLSEGFYQTQVSTLAVKDNLLVAGGFQGELICKHLDREGISFCCRTTYDDNAITNAVEIFNTSSGAVHFIASNNDSGVRYYDMERFQLFKHLQFEWPVNHASLSPDRKVVVIVGDDPDGLLIDANSGKTLHSIKGHRDYSFASAWSPDGRTFATGNQDKTCRIWDARNLSKSVHVLRGNLGAIRSIRFTSDGQFMSMAEPADFVHVYDVKSDYNKRQELDFFGEISGTSFSPDTDALFVGVWDRMYGSLLQFGRLYNYSYLDSVF; encoded by the exons ATGAAG GATTGCAAGCCAACAGAGAAAGGTGGAATGTACTATGAGTTCAGACGAAATACTCGATCGATTAAGTCAACTATTCTACATTTTCAG CTTCGAAATTTGGTATGGGCTACGTCCAAGCATGACATCTACCTAGTATCACATTACTCAATTCGTCATTGGTCAGCATTGAGTGGTGTCGATACTGAACTTATCAACGTCCAAGGACACGTGGCACCAAGGGAG AAGCATGCAGGAAGTTTATCAGAGGGTTTTTATCAGACTCAAGTTAGTACCTTGGCAGTCAAGGACAATTTACTGGTAGCTGGTGGGTTTCAAGGAGAGCTGATCTGTAAA CACCTTGATCGGGAAGGTATTAGTTTTTGCTGTCGAACAACTTATGATGATAATGCTATTACAAATGCGGTTGAGATATTTAATACCTCTAG TGGCGCTGTTCACTTCATCGCATCAAATAACGATTCTGGTGTGAGATACTATGACATGGAGAGATTCCAGCTATTCAAGCATTTGCAGTTTGAATGGCCAGTGAAT CATGCTTCTTTGAGTCCTGACAGAAAGGTCGTTGTTATTGTCGGTGATGATCCTGATGGTCTACTTATTGATGCCAACTCTGGAAAG ACACTCCATTCCATAAAAGGACATCGGGACTACTCATTTGCATCGGCTTGGAGCCCTGATGGGCGAACATTTGCTACTGGCAACCAAGACAAGACATGCCGAATCTGGGACGCGAGGAATCTCTCAAAATCCGTCCATGTGTTGAGGGGTAACCTTGGAGCCATCCGGTCCATCCGCTTCACCTCGGATGGCCAGTTCATGTCCATGGCTGAACCTGCTGACTTTGTGCACGTCTACGACGTGAAGAGTGACTACAACAAAAGGCAGGAGCTGGACTTCTTTGGCGAGATATCCGGCACATCGTTCAGCCCAGACACTGACGCGCTTTTCGTTGGCGTGTGGGATAGGATGTATGGCAGCCTGCTTCAGTTTGGCCGCCTGTACAACTACTCGTATCTTGACTCCGTGTTTTGA